In Drosophila simulans strain w501 chromosome 3R, Prin_Dsim_3.1, whole genome shotgun sequence, a single window of DNA contains:
- the LOC27209092 gene encoding putative serine protease K12H4.7 isoform X1, translating into MCERILILFYISALVIGIRSDKETIEFRWIEQKLDHFHKNPRTFKMRYMIKEDYFKPNGTIFFFIGGEGTILSPTTNVSNIMLSKSFMHDLAKKYGGYLVHSEHRYYGESKATKDLSLKSLKYLTVPQAMADVAQLIRFFKSNTTYFGQSKVFLVGGSYSGFMVPWFAKLYPDLIDLGWGSSAPFQFKIELKEYYSEVFKIVQQIGGKKCHDEIIYGFQTLREAIKKDNTSKLVEMNICGFDHVNNFHVINLFERLTKVIGSLVQYENENNIQKACNEISETSFTSYLRDKLNENSTKCYDSVSSLTPLRDVRLITDSSRLWLYQCCTQLGNFQTSDYVPLDFWLDMCADVFGYKFSYCYINKKVKNTDHNFRDLDSSEKMQRVFLTQPEIDAWSATKVRKHNRTYILKGATHCEDLQPSAVNVNPYIKTLLMDIDFEVQKLQND; encoded by the exons ATGTGTGagcgcattttaattttgttttatataagTGCTCTTGTTATTGGAATTCGATCCGACAAGGAAACTATTGAGTTTAGATGGATTGAGCAGAAATTGGATCATTTTCATAAGAATCCCAGAACATTTAAAATG AGATATATGATCAAGGAAGATTATTTCAAGCCAAATGGcacaatatttttctttattggTGGGGAGGGAACAATTTTATCGCCTACTACAAATGTTTCAAACATTATGTTGAGCAAGAGTTTTATGCacgacttggccaaaaagtatggCGGATATCTGGTGCACAGTGAACATCGTTACTATGGAGAAAGTAAGGCGACAAA AGATCTCAGCTTAAAGTCCCTAAAATACCTCACAGTTCCTCAGGCAATGGCAGATGTGGCACAACTAATACgattttttaaatcaaataccACTTATTTTGGACAGTCCAAGGTATTTCTTGTGGGAGGATCGTATTCAGGTTTTATGGTGCCCTGGTTTGCCAAACTCTATCCAGACTTGATTGATTTGGGCTGGGGTTCCAGTGCCCCGTTTCAGTTTAAAATTGAACTAAAAGAATACTATTCAGAAGTTTTTAAGATTGTTCAACAAATTGGTGGTAAAAAGTGTCATGATGAGATCATATATGGTTTCCAAACTCTTCGAGAAGCCATTAAAAAAGATAATACTTCAAAGCTTGTGGAAATGAATATTTGCGGATTTGACCACGTCAATAATTTTcatgtaattaatttatttgaaagatTAACAAAAGTCATTGGTTCTCTGGTGCAATAcgaaaa TGAAAACAATATTCAAAAAGCCTGCAATGAGATTTCGGAAACCTCTTTTACTTCCTACCTCAGAGATAAACTTAATGAAAATTCGACAAAGTGCTACGACTCAGTTTCCAGTTTAACGCCTTTGCGGGATGTTCGATTAATCACAGACTCAT cacgcCTTTGGTTGTACCAATGTTGTACTCAGCTTGGAAACTTTCAGACTTCTGATTACGTTCCACTTGATTTTTGGCTAGACATGTGTGCTGATGTCTTTGGATACAAGTTTTCCTACTGTTACATAAATAAGAAAGTGAAAAACACTGATCATAACTTTAGGGACTTGGACAGCAGTGAAAAGATGCAGCGCGTCTTCTTAACCCAGCCAGAAATTGACGCTTGGTCAGCTACTAAGGTGAGAAAACACAATCGGacttatattttaaagg GGGCCACTCACTGCGAGGATCTACAGCCATCAGCAGTGAATGTAAACCCATACATAAAAACCCTGTTGATGGACATCGATTTCGAAGtgcaaaaattacaaaatgattaa
- the LOC27209092 gene encoding putative serine protease F56F10.1 isoform X2, producing MADVAQLIRFFKSNTTYFGQSKVFLVGGSYSGFMVPWFAKLYPDLIDLGWGSSAPFQFKIELKEYYSEVFKIVQQIGGKKCHDEIIYGFQTLREAIKKDNTSKLVEMNICGFDHVNNFHVINLFERLTKVIGSLVQYENENNIQKACNEISETSFTSYLRDKLNENSTKCYDSVSSLTPLRDVRLITDSSRLWLYQCCTQLGNFQTSDYVPLDFWLDMCADVFGYKFSYCYINKKVKNTDHNFRDLDSSEKMQRVFLTQPEIDAWSATKVRKHNRTYILKGATHCEDLQPSAVNVNPYIKTLLMDIDFEVQKLQND from the exons ATGGCAGATGTGGCACAACTAATACgattttttaaatcaaataccACTTATTTTGGACAGTCCAAGGTATTTCTTGTGGGAGGATCGTATTCAGGTTTTATGGTGCCCTGGTTTGCCAAACTCTATCCAGACTTGATTGATTTGGGCTGGGGTTCCAGTGCCCCGTTTCAGTTTAAAATTGAACTAAAAGAATACTATTCAGAAGTTTTTAAGATTGTTCAACAAATTGGTGGTAAAAAGTGTCATGATGAGATCATATATGGTTTCCAAACTCTTCGAGAAGCCATTAAAAAAGATAATACTTCAAAGCTTGTGGAAATGAATATTTGCGGATTTGACCACGTCAATAATTTTcatgtaattaatttatttgaaagatTAACAAAAGTCATTGGTTCTCTGGTGCAATAcgaaaa TGAAAACAATATTCAAAAAGCCTGCAATGAGATTTCGGAAACCTCTTTTACTTCCTACCTCAGAGATAAACTTAATGAAAATTCGACAAAGTGCTACGACTCAGTTTCCAGTTTAACGCCTTTGCGGGATGTTCGATTAATCACAGACTCAT cacgcCTTTGGTTGTACCAATGTTGTACTCAGCTTGGAAACTTTCAGACTTCTGATTACGTTCCACTTGATTTTTGGCTAGACATGTGTGCTGATGTCTTTGGATACAAGTTTTCCTACTGTTACATAAATAAGAAAGTGAAAAACACTGATCATAACTTTAGGGACTTGGACAGCAGTGAAAAGATGCAGCGCGTCTTCTTAACCCAGCCAGAAATTGACGCTTGGTCAGCTACTAAGGTGAGAAAACACAATCGGacttatattttaaagg GGGCCACTCACTGCGAGGATCTACAGCCATCAGCAGTGAATGTAAACCCATACATAAAAACCCTGTTGATGGACATCGATTTCGAAGtgcaaaaattacaaaatgattaa